The following coding sequences lie in one Sorghum bicolor cultivar BTx623 chromosome 6, Sorghum_bicolor_NCBIv3, whole genome shotgun sequence genomic window:
- the LOC8060473 gene encoding pentatricopeptide repeat-containing protein At4g38150, which yields MAAAAAVRRLLRGVSSTSVSNTSRLLSSITSAPPHRSPNTNSPVSFDWSDDDADTSSHPPPSTAKKDELPPPYYDPFSKKPAVAEPSDPTNLQEIFHRMRKEGLTDYAIKMFDGLSKDGLTHEALALFAVIKDKGSMPDVVAHTAVLEAYANAGPAHWRDTVRTYDRMLASGVVPNAYTLAVLVRGLAASNRCAEAGKYLVEMLDRGMRPNVATYLAAFEAYLRMEKVEEGKALLETMKGKGFVPDEEAVRGGTVKRGQVFDGIMNLLFGK from the coding sequence atggcagccgccgccgccgttcgccGCCTCCTGCGTGGGGTTTCCTCCACCTCCGTATCCAACACCAGCCGTCTCCTCTCTTCCATCACTTCCGCACCTCCCCACCGGAGTCCCAACACCAACTCACCAGTTTCCTTCGACTGGTCCGACGACGACGCTGACACCTCCTCACATCCACCCCCGTCCACGGCAAAGAAGGATGAACTGCCTCCCCCCTACTACGACCCCTTCAGCAAGAAGCCCGCCGTTGCCGAGCCGTCCGACCCCACCAACCTTCAGGAGATCTTCCACAGGATGCGGAAAGAGGGcctcaccgactacgccatcaagATGTTCGACGGATTGTCCAAGGACGGGCTCACCCACGAAGCTCTCGCGCTCTTCGCAGTCATTAAGGATAAGGGCTCCATGCCCGACGTCGTCGCCCACACCGCCGTCCTCGAGGCCTATGCCAACGCCGGCCCCGCGCACTGGCGCGACACCGTGCGCACCTACGACCGCATGCTCGCGTCCGGCGTCGTGCCCAACGCGTACACGCTGGCCGTGCTTGTCAGGGGGCTCGCGGCCAGCAACCGGTGTGCGGAAGCCGGCAAGTACCTAGTGGAGATGCTCGACCGTGGGATGCGGCCGAATGTGGCGACGTATTTGGCCGCCTTCGAGGCGTATCTGAGGATGGAGAAAGTGGAAGAGGGGAAAGCTCTGCTAGAGACGATGAAGGGGAAGGGGTTCGTGCCAGACGAGGAGGCTGTGCGTGGCGGCACTGTGAAGCGGGGGCAGGTGTTCGACGGCATAATGAACTTGCTCTTTGGCAAGTAA
- the LOC8071092 gene encoding S-norcoclaurine synthase produces the protein MAKTELTKAMKGSLSHEFETGLPAADVWEVYGGLLVGDLIPQLLPQVFSKVELVEGDGGVGTVLLVTFPPGTPGSEAFKEEFIKVDNENCIKEVLVTEGSFLDHGFKKYLVRIEIIGKEQKTSTIRSTIEYEVDPEHASNPPVVSTSGLATIAKAITEYIKKKKKG, from the exons ATGGCTAAAACAGAGCTCACCAAAGCAATGAAAGGGAGCCTTAGCCACGAGTTTGAGACTGGACTCCCAGCTGCCGACGTGTGGGAGGTCTATGGAGGTCTCCTTGTTGGGGATCTGATTCCCCAATTGCTTCCTCAAGTGTTCTCAAAGGTTGAACTTGTAGAGGGAGATGGTGGCGTTGGAACTGTTCTGCTTGTCACTTTCCCGCCAG GAACTCCTGGATCAGAAGCTTTCAAAGAAGAGTTCATCAAGGTCGATAATGAAAACTGCATCAAGGAGGTCCTAGTAACTGAAGGAAGCTTTCTAGACCATGGCTTTAAGAAGTACTTGGTACGAATCGAGATCATAGGAAAAGAACAGAAGACATCCACCATAAGATCAACCATTGAATATGAAGTTGATCCAGAGCATGCAAGCAACCCCCCTGTTGTCAGTACCAGTGGTTTAGCTACTATTGCTAAGGCCATCACAGAATatatcaagaagaagaagaagggttaa
- the LOC8071091 gene encoding S-norcoclaurine synthase, which translates to MVKGSKHHELEADDVPASELWKIYGTLRFVELVHELLPQVLHQVEVLRGDGTVGTVIKVTFPPGNPGVQTYSEEFVKIDNENRVKEAAVIEGDLLTLGFTTYLTRFQIIDKGPSSSVIASTVEYEYDDGRPELEAAASTAPLAAAAERLVQYVKEQMTTTTTAQATAA; encoded by the exons ATGGTGAAGGGAAGCAAGCACCACGAGCTGGAGGCCGACGACGTCCCGGCGTCCGAGCTGTGGAAGATCTACGGCACGCTCCGCTTCGTGGAGCTGGTCCACGAGCTGCTCCCGCAGGTCCTCCACCAGGTCGAGGTCCTCAGGGGCGACGGCACCGTCGGCACCGTCATCAAGGTCACCTTCCCTCCAG GGAACCCTGGGGTGCAGACCTACAGCGAGGAGTTCGTCAAAATCGACAACGAGAACCGCGTCAAGGAGGCGGCGGTCATCGAAGGCGACCTTCTGACCCTCGGCTTCACCACGTACCTGACCCGTTTCCAGATCATCGACAAGGGCCCCAGCTCTTCGGTGATAGCATCGACGGTCGAGTACGAGTACGACGACGGCCGTCCTGAGCTCGAAGCGGCGGCGTCCACTGCGCCCTTGGCTGCCGCTGCTGAGAGACTTGTCCAGTATGTCAAGGAgcagatgacgacgacgacgactgccCAGGCAACCGCCGCCTGA